The Acidithiobacillus thiooxidans ATCC 19377 DNA window GCGGGTTTGGGCAATAACCACCAGAGCATCACAGGGGCCTGCTCCCTGTTCCCACTGATGCTTCCAGGCCGACGCCAGTTCATCACGAGCCAGAGCCACGACAATTTTCAACCGGGGCATCTGCTCGCGCAGCAAACTTGCGGTTTGCGCATAACGGCGGGAAAGTTTTTCCAGCTCACCACGCCGGCTGCCGGGCAGCAAGGCGAGCACCTGATCATCCGCCGCGAACCCCAGAGCCGCCCGAGCAGTCAAACGATCAGGTGCAGCAGTAGTCTGTGCCAGCAAAGGATGGGCCAGAACCTGCACCGGAACACCGGCTTCGGCATAAATGGGAACTTCGAAGGGAAAAAGCACCAGCATTTGATCAACAATCTGCTTGATTTGATGAATGCGCTGCCCGCGCCAGGCCCAAATCTGCGGCCCCACCACATAAAGAACGCGAATGCCCAGTGCCTTGGCAGCCTTGGCAATGCGCATATTGAATGCTGGGTGATCAATCAGAATGACACAAGTGGGCCTTTCATTTTTCAGGTGCGATACAACCTGATGATACAGTCGGCGTAGCGCCCCATAATGGCGCAGCACCTCAACCAGACCGATGATGGCAAGTGGTTCCCCGTCGGCAATATTTTCAACGCCGGCGGTCTGCAAACGCGAACCCACTACTCCTGACCAATGTAAATCCAGACCAGCAGCAGTCGCATTTTCCATGATTTCCAGTCCGAGATTTTCTCCGGAACGCTCTACAGCAAGGATAAATACCTTGCCCAACGCTTTAATCCTTCAGCGTGCGGCGAATCACCTCTGCCACCCGGGCAACCTGCGCCTCTTGCAGCTCGGGAAACATGGGCAAGGACAAAACCCGCTCGGCCAGATTGTCCGCTACTGGACAATGGCCTTGAGGCTGATCACCAAACATTTTCTGGCGATGGCCGGGAATGGGGTAGTAAATGGCGCTGGCAATCTGCTCAGCCTGCAAGGCGGCTTTTACCGCATCCCGACCTTCCAGCTGAATCGTATATTGGTGGTATACATGCTGATAAGCTTCTGGTGCATGGGGTAACTGCAGATCCAGGCCCGCCAGATGCTCGGCATACCAGGCAGCAGCCCGCTGACGACCCGCATTAAAAATAGAAAGATGCGGAAATTCCGTGCGCAAAATCAATGCCTGCAT harbors:
- the lpxB gene encoding lipid-A-disaccharide synthase; translated protein: MGKVFILAVERSGENLGLEIMENATAAGLDLHWSGVVGSRLQTAGVENIADGEPLAIIGLVEVLRHYGALRRLYHQVVSHLKNERPTCVILIDHPAFNMRIAKAAKALGIRVLYVVGPQIWAWRGQRIHQIKQIVDQMLVLFPFEVPIYAEAGVPVQVLAHPLLAQTTAAPDRLTARAALGFAADDQVLALLPGSRRGELEKLSRRYAQTASLLREQMPRLKIVVALARDELASAWKHQWEQGAGPCDALVVIAQTRTVLSAANVVLVASGTATLETALMERPAVVVYALNALTYAFARRLVKTPFVAMPNILLKESVYPEFLQDAFKPGQVAAALLPLFTDAGHKQVQRLKQIRDLLQGDSAEALQQVLRKMLL